One part of the Streptomyces sp. NBC_00286 genome encodes these proteins:
- a CDS encoding NADH-quinone oxidoreductase subunit G has translation MTVTTSAPSGGGEAAVPPEDLVSLTIDGIEISVPKGTLVIRAAEQLGIEIPRFCDHPLLDPAGACRQCIVEVEGQRKPMASCTITCTDGMVVKTHLTSPVAEKAQKGVMELLLINHPLDCPVCDKGGECPLQNQAMSHGNAESRFEGKKRTFEKPVPISPQVLLDRERCVLCARCTRFSNQVAGDPMIELLERGALQQVGTGEGDPFESYFSGNTIQICPVGALTSAAYRFRSRPFDLVSSPSVCEHCSGGCATRTDHRRGKVMRRLAAPDPEVNEEWMCDKGRFGFRYAQQRDRLTTPLVRGESGELEPASWPEALAAAAEGLLAARSRTGVLTGGRLTVEDAYAYSKFARVALDTNDIDFRARVHSGEEAAFLAARVAGHGRDLDGTGVTYTSLEKAPAVLLVGIEAEEEVPGVFLRLRKAWRKHGQKTFALATHATRGLEKAGGTLLPAAPGTETEWLDALASGVGLEGDGATASEGLRAEGAVIVVGERLAAVAGGLTAAVRAASATGAELVWIPRRAGERGAIEAGALPSLLPGGRPATDSRARVEVAAAWGVSELPLRDGRDTGQIVEAAATGELAALVVAGVEVADLPDPARARAALSEVGFLVSLELRPSEVTEHADVVLPVAAVAEKAGTFLNWEGRARSFEAALKPDQMTRRLAPTDARVLQMLADAMDVHLGLPDLRTARVELDRLGAWDGARATEPLETGAQLPRPAAGEAVLAGHRLLLDQGRLQEGDEALAGTRHAARARVSAATAAEAGVKSGDVLAVTGPSGVVEFPLQITEMPDRVVWLPLNSAGGGVASDTGAIPGDLVRIGPATLAPEAPKEVKA, from the coding sequence ATGACCGTGACCACCAGCGCTCCCTCCGGGGGCGGGGAGGCGGCGGTTCCGCCGGAAGATCTCGTCTCGCTGACCATCGACGGCATCGAGATCAGCGTGCCCAAGGGCACCCTGGTCATCCGCGCCGCCGAACAGCTCGGCATCGAGATCCCCCGCTTCTGCGACCACCCGCTTCTCGACCCGGCCGGCGCCTGCCGCCAGTGCATCGTCGAGGTCGAGGGCCAGCGCAAGCCCATGGCGTCCTGCACGATCACCTGCACGGACGGAATGGTCGTCAAGACCCATCTCACCTCTCCTGTCGCCGAGAAGGCCCAGAAGGGTGTGATGGAGCTCCTGCTCATCAACCACCCGCTGGACTGCCCGGTCTGCGACAAGGGCGGCGAGTGCCCCCTACAGAACCAGGCCATGTCGCACGGCAACGCCGAGTCCCGCTTCGAGGGCAAGAAGCGGACCTTCGAGAAGCCCGTCCCCATCTCGCCCCAGGTGCTGCTCGACCGTGAGCGGTGCGTGCTGTGCGCCCGGTGCACCCGGTTCAGCAACCAGGTCGCGGGCGACCCGATGATCGAGCTGCTCGAACGGGGCGCACTACAGCAGGTCGGCACCGGAGAGGGCGATCCCTTCGAGTCGTACTTCTCCGGGAACACCATCCAGATCTGCCCGGTGGGCGCGCTGACATCGGCGGCGTACCGCTTCCGCTCGCGCCCCTTCGACCTCGTCTCCTCGCCTTCGGTGTGCGAGCACTGCTCCGGCGGCTGCGCGACCCGTACCGACCACCGGCGCGGCAAGGTCATGCGGAGGCTCGCGGCTCCCGACCCCGAGGTCAACGAGGAGTGGATGTGCGACAAGGGGCGGTTCGGCTTCCGGTACGCGCAGCAGCGGGACCGTCTGACGACGCCCCTGGTGCGCGGCGAATCCGGTGAGCTGGAGCCCGCCTCGTGGCCCGAGGCCCTTGCGGCGGCGGCCGAAGGGCTGCTGGCGGCCCGCTCCAGGACCGGTGTCCTGACCGGCGGGCGGCTCACCGTCGAAGACGCCTACGCGTACAGCAAGTTCGCGCGCGTGGCCCTCGACACGAACGACATCGACTTCCGCGCGCGCGTGCACAGCGGCGAGGAGGCCGCCTTCCTGGCCGCCCGGGTCGCCGGACACGGCCGTGACCTCGACGGTACGGGCGTCACGTACACCTCCCTGGAGAAGGCACCCGCCGTCCTGCTCGTCGGCATCGAGGCCGAGGAGGAGGTGCCCGGCGTCTTCCTGCGGCTGCGCAAGGCCTGGCGCAAGCACGGGCAGAAGACGTTCGCGCTCGCCACGCACGCGACCCGCGGACTGGAGAAGGCGGGCGGCACGCTGCTGCCCGCCGCGCCCGGCACCGAGACCGAGTGGCTGGACGCGCTCGCCTCCGGTGTCGGCCTTGAAGGCGACGGCGCGACGGCCTCCGAAGGCCTGCGCGCCGAGGGCGCCGTGATCGTCGTAGGGGAGCGGCTGGCCGCCGTGGCGGGCGGGCTCACCGCCGCCGTACGGGCCGCCTCCGCGACGGGTGCCGAACTGGTGTGGATCCCGCGCCGGGCCGGGGAGCGCGGCGCCATCGAGGCGGGCGCGCTGCCCTCCCTGCTGCCGGGCGGGCGTCCGGCCACCGACTCGCGCGCGCGGGTCGAGGTCGCAGCCGCCTGGGGAGTCTCCGAACTCCCGCTCCGGGACGGACGTGACACCGGCCAGATCGTCGAGGCCGCCGCCACCGGTGAGCTGGCCGCGCTCGTCGTGGCCGGCGTCGAGGTCGCGGACCTGCCCGATCCGGCACGCGCGCGTGCGGCACTTTCCGAAGTGGGCTTCCTGGTGTCGCTCGAACTGCGCCCCAGTGAGGTCACCGAGCACGCGGATGTCGTACTCCCCGTCGCCGCCGTTGCGGAGAAGGCGGGCACCTTCCTCAACTGGGAGGGCCGGGCCCGGTCCTTCGAGGCGGCGCTCAAGCCCGACCAGATGACCCGCCGGCTGGCGCCGACCGACGCCCGCGTCCTGCAGATGCTCGCGGACGCCATGGACGTACACCTGGGGCTGCCCGATCTGCGCACCGCGCGCGTGGAGCTCGACCGGCTCGGTGCCTGGGACGGTGCGCGGGCCACCGAGCCCCTGGAGACAGGAGCCCAACTGCCGCGCCCCGCCGCCGGGGAGGCAGTCCTCGCCGGGCACCGGCTGTTGCTCGACCAGGGCCGCCTCCAGGAGGGCGACGAGGCGCTCGCCGGGACCCGGCATGCCGCACGCGCGCGCGTGTCGGCCGCCACGGCAGCCGAGGCCGGCGTCAAGAGCGGCGATGTGCTCGCCGTAACCGGCCCCTCCGGAGTGGTCGAATTCCCGCTGCAGATCACGGAGATGCCCGACCGCGTGGTGTGGCTCCCGCTGAACTCCGCCGGAGGAGGTGTCGCCTCCGACACCGGCGCGATCCCCGGTGACCTCGTCCGCATCGGCCCGGCGACGCTCGCCCCCGAGGCCCCCAAGGAGGTGAAGGCATGA